A DNA window from Centroberyx gerrardi isolate f3 chromosome 5, fCenGer3.hap1.cur.20231027, whole genome shotgun sequence contains the following coding sequences:
- the grm2b gene encoding glutamate receptor, metabotropic 2b yields MLLLELLVPGVLPSISRTPPAAKREITIDGDLVIGGLFPVHEKGDGTEDCGKINEERGIQRLEAMLLALDEINSSDRILPGLQLGAHILDTCSKDTYALEQSLEFVRASITKVHEPGFICPDGSNPIQNDVPLAISGVIGGSYSDVSIQVANLLRLFQIPQISYASTSAKLSDKTRYDYFARTVPPDFYQAKAMAEILRYFNWTYVSTVASEGDYGETGIDAFQQEARTRQICIATSAKVSRSMNRQGYENVIRSLQQKSNAKVVILFTRSEDARELLVAAARMNVTFIWVASDGWGAQESVVRGSELAADGAFTIELASYTIREFEDYFTKLNPYTNTRNPWFKEFWEHKFSCSLQEPGCSDRSLRDGTFEQESKIMFVVNAVYAMAYALHNMRQAVCSNASKVCDAMKPGNGKRFYKEFILKTRFEAPFRPAETENMVRFDSLGDSIGRYNIFHYHKEEGKFVYKKVGYWAQNLTLNTTIVPWRGLVPPTSQCSDPCRKNEVKSMQPGDVCCWICIPCQSYQYLQDEFTCADCSFGQWPLANLTGCYDLPEEYIRWEDAWAIGPVTISCLGILCTLSVVGLFFKNNETPVVKASGRELSYILLLGVLMCYSMTFIYIAKPSTAVCTLRRLGLGTSFAVCYSALLTKTNRIARIFSGVKDGAQRPRFISPASQVAICGALISCQLLVAVIWLLVELPGVRKEVSPERRDVVTLKCNSKDSSMLMSLTYNCILIILCTVYAFKTRKCPENFNEAKFIGFTMYTTCIIWLAFQPIFYVTASDYRVQTTTMCISVSLSGSVVLGCLFAPKIHIILFQPQKNVTTLRVTANRFSATVSASASAPSSSYSKGSASNYVPAVCNGREVVDSTTSSL; encoded by the exons ATGCTCCTGCTGGAGCTCCTGGTCCCAGGCGTCCTGCCCAGCATCTCCCGAACCCCCCCTGCGGCCAAACGCGAGATCACCATTGATGGAGACTTGGTGATCGGAGGCCTGTTCCCGGTGCATGAAAAAGGTGATGGGACAGAGGATTGTGGAAAGATCAATGAGGAAAGAGGGATCCAAAGACTGGAAGCCATGCTGCTGGCACTTGATGAGATTAACTCCAGTGACCGCATCCTGCCTGGACTCCAGCTGGGGGCCCACATCCTGGACACCTGCTCTAAAGACACCTATGCTCTGGAGCAGTCCCTCGAGTTTGTCAGGGCCTCCATCACCAAGGTGCATGAGCCGGGCTTCATCTGCCCCGATGGCTCCAACCCCATCCAAAACGATGTCCCGCTGGCTATCTCCGGGGTCATTGGAGGATCCTACAGTGATGTTTCCATTCAG GTGGCCAACCTACTCCGCCTATTCCAGATCCCTCAGATCAGCTACGCCTCCACCAGTGCCAAGCTCAGCGATAAGACCCGCTATGACTACTTCGCCCGCACCGTGCCCCCTGACTTCTACCAGGCCAAGGCCATGGCTGAGATCCTGCGTTACTTCAACTGGACCTACGTATCGACAGTAGCATCAGAGGGTGACTATGGTGAGACTGGTATTGATGCCTTCCAGCAGGAGGCCCGCACTCGCCAAATCTGTATCGCAACATCCGCCAAGGTGAGCCGCTCCATGAACCGCCAGGGCTATGAGAATGTGATCCGCTCCCTGCAGCAGAAGTCAAATGCCAAGGTGGTCATCCTGTTCACCCGCAGCGAGGACGCCCGGGAGCTGCTGGTGGCTGCTGCTCGAATGAACGTCACTTTCATCTGGGTGGCCAGCGACGGCTGGGGGGCGCAGGAGAGTGTGGTGAGGGGCAGCGAGCTGGCAGCAGACGGGGCTTTCACCATCGAGCTGGCCTCCTATACTATCAGAGAGTTTGAAGACTACTTCACCAAGCTGAACCCGTACACTAACACAAGGAACCCGTGGTTCAAGGAGTTTTGGGAGCACAAGTTTAGCTGCAGCCTCCAGGAGCCTGGTTGTAGTGACCGCAGCCTACGGGATGGAACATTTGAGCAGGAGTCCAAGATCATGTTTGTGGTGAATGCAGTCTATGCCATGGCTTATGCCCTGCACAACATGCGGCAAGCTGTATGCTCCAATGCATCCAAAGTCTGTGATGCCATGAAGCCAGGTAACGGCAAGAGGTTCTACAAGGAGTTCATCCTGAAGACCAGGTTTGAAG CTCCATTCAGACCTGCAGAAACTGAGAACATGGTGCGCTTCGACTCGCTTGGCGACAGCATTGGCCGCTACAACATCTTTCATTACCACAAAGAGGAGGGGAAGTTTGTCTACAAGAAGGTTGGCTACTGGGCCCAAAACCTGACCCTGAACACCACCATTGTCCCCTGGCGTGGCCTTGTACCACCCACCTCCCAGTGTAGCGACCCCTGCAGGAAGAATGAGGTGAAGAGTATGCAGCCTGGAGACGTGTGTTGCTGGATCTGTATTCCCTGTCAGTCCTACCAGTACCTGCAGGATGAGTTCACCTGTGCTGACTGCAGCTTCGGTCAGTGGCCCCTGGCTAACTTGACAGGCTGCTATGATCTGCCTGAAGAGTACATCCGGTGGGAGGATGCCTGGGCCATCGGGCCTGTTACCATCTCCTGCCTTGGTATATTGTGTACCCTGTCAGTAGTGGGCCTGTTTTTCAAGAACAATGAGACACCCGTAGTTAAGGCCAGTGGACGTGAACTCTCCTACATCCTCCTGCTGGGGGTGCTGATGTGCTACAGCATGACCTTCATCTACATCGCCAAGCCTTCCACTGCTGTATGTACACTACGCCGACTCGGCCTGGGCACCTCTTTTGCTGTGTGCTACTCAGCCCTGCTAACCAAGACCAACCGCATTGCTCGTATCTTCAGCGGGGTGAAGGATGGAGCGCAGCGGCCTCGCTTCATCAGCCCAGCCTCCCAGGTCGCCATCTGCGGTGCTCTGATCTCCTGCCAGCTGCTAGTGGCTGTGATCTGGCTATTGGTGGAGTTGCCAGGGGTTAGGAAGGAGGTGAGCCCCGAGAGGAGAGACGTGGTCACCCTCAAGTGTAACAGCAAGGACTCCAGCATGCTCATGTCACTCACCTACAACtgcatcctcatcatcctctgCACTGTCTATGCCTTCAAGACCCGAAAGTGCCCCGAGAACTTCAATGAGGCCAAGTTCATTGGGTTCACCATGTACACCACCTGCATCATCTGGCTGGCCTTCCAGCCCATCTTCTACGTCACCGCCAGTGACTATAGG gTGCAGACCACcaccatgtgtatctctgtcaGTCTGAGCGGGTCTGTGGTGCTGGGCTGCCTCTTCGCCCCCAAGATCCACATCATCCTGTTCCAGCCCCAGAAGAACGTGACCACACTCCGGGTCACAGCCAACCGCTTCAGTGCCACAGTGTCCGCTTCCGCCTCTGCTCCGAGCTCCAGCTACTCAAAAG GATCAGCCTCCAACTATGTGCCAGCGGTTTGTAACGGTCGTGAGGTGGTGGACTCTACAACATCTTCATTGTGA
- the rrp9 gene encoding U3 small nucleolar RNA-interacting protein 2 isoform X1, with protein MSSNFFIKKKENPKFSKKGNNSTVSKRKSDGVSGGNSKGRAKKPNSKYNEEISSDSEAESPAVHKKRQANEEHEYDETPQEKKLRLAKHYLDQLRDEEEKKAEEEAFETDLVAGRLQDEVLEQKGKLQRLIAKDLMPPDASEIRLLRGHKLPVTCLVITPDDKCIFSAAKDCSIIKWDVESGKKLHTIAGGRKGTEDRHVGHTAHVLCMAISSDGKYLATGDMNKLIMIWEAETCTHLYKFTGHRGPVSGLSFRKGTHDLYSASHDRSVKVWNVDENAYVETLFGHQDVITGLDSLSRERCVSAGGRDRTVRVWKIAEESQLVFHGHEGSIDCIQLINEEHMITGADDGSVSLWSVNKKKPLSTVKQAHGCHGDAGLEQPHWVASVAALQNSDTVASGASGCSHNSKVQLWKCGQGFRGLQPLFSVPVTGFVNSLKFSSSGQFLVAGVGQEHRLGRWWRLKEAKNGLYVIPLKRKSPQQEEDKTAE; from the exons ATGTCTTCTAATTTCTtcataaagaaaaaagaaaacccaaAGTTTTCCAAAAAAGGAAATAATTCAACAGTGTCAAAACGAAAG AGCGATGGGGTCTCTGGAGGAAATAGTAAAGGACGAGCAAAGAAACCCAACTCCAAATACAACGAGGAGATTTCCAGTGACTCAGAGGCAGAAAG CCCTGCAGTGCACAAGAAAAGGCAGGCCAATGAAGAGCATGAATATGACGAAACGCCACAGGAGAAGAAGCTCAGATTAGCTAAACATTACCTTGATCAGTTAAGGGATGAAG aggaaaagaaagcagAAGAGGAAGCCTTTGAGACGGACCTGGTTGCTGGAAGGCTTCAAGACGAAGTG CTTGAACAGAAAGGAAAGCTCCAGCGACTTATTGCCAAAGAT CTGATGCCACCAGATGCCTCTGAGATCCGGTTGTTAAGAGGGCACAAACTGCCAGTTACCTGTCTGGTCATCACCCCTGATGACAAGTGCATCTTTTCTGCTGCTAAAGACTGCTCCATCATTAAAT GGGATGTTGAGAGTGGTAAGAAACTGCACACAATAGCTGGTGGAAGGAAAGGTACAGAGGATCGCCATGTTGGACATACCGCCCATGTCCTGTGTATGGCCATATCATCAGATGGGAAGTACTTG GCCACTGGAGACATGAACAAACTGATCATGATTTGGGAGGCAGAAACATGTACACACCTATATAAATTCACAGGACATAGAGGCCCTGTGTCG GGTCTTTCCTTCAGGAAGGGAACTCATGATCTGTACAGCGCCTCTCACGATCGCTCAGTCAAGGTGTGGAATGTGGATGAGAACGCCTACGTGGAAACTCT CTTTGGGCATCAGGATGTCATCACAGGACTGGACAGTCTGAGCCGTGAGCGCTGTGTGTCCGCAGGCGGGAGGGACCGCACCGTGAGGGTGTGGAAGATAGCCGAGGAATCTCAGCTGGTGTTCCATGGCCACGA GGGTTCAATCGACTGCATCCAGCTTATAAATGAGGAGCACATGATAACAGGCGCTGACGATGG CTCCGTGTCTCTTTGGAGTGTCAACAAGAAGAAGCCCCTGAGCACGGTGAAGCAGGCTCATGGTTGCCATGGCGATGCGGGGCTGGAGCAACCTCATTGGGTAGCATCAGTAGCAGCACTTCAGAACTCCGATACCGTCGCCTCAGGTGCCTCTGGCT GTTCCCACAACTCGAAGGTGCAGCTGTGGAAGTGTGGCCAGGGATTTCGTGGGCTGCAGCCTCTTTTCAGTGTGCCAGTG acGGGGTTTGTCAACAGTCTGAAGTTTTCAAGCTCTGGCCAGTTCTTGGTGGCAGGAGTTGGACAAGAGCACAG ATTGGGCCGATGGTGGAGACTAAAAGAGGCAAAGAATGGGCTGTATGTTATTCCTCTCAAAAGAAAAAGTCCTCAGCAAGAAGAAGACAAGACTGCTGAATAG
- the rrp9 gene encoding U3 small nucleolar RNA-interacting protein 2 isoform X2 — translation MSSNFFIKKKENPKFSKKGNNSTVSKRKSDGVSGGNSKGRAKKPNSKYNEEISSDSEAESPAVHKKRQANEEHEYDETPQEKKLRLAKHYLDQLRDEEEKKAEEEAFETDLVAGRLQDEVLEQKGKLQRLIAKDLMPPDASEIRLLRGHKLPVTCLVITPDDKCIFSAAKDCSIIKWDVESGKKLHTIAGGRKGTEDRHVGHTAHVLCMAISSDGKYLATGDMNKLIMIWEAETCTHLYKFTGHRGPVSGLSFRKGTHDLYSASHDRSVKVWNVDENAYVETLFGHQDVITGLDSLSRERCVSAGGRDRTVRVWKIAEESQLVFHGHEGSIDCIQLINEEHMITGADDGSVSLWSVNKKKPLSTVKQAHGCHGDAGLEQPHWVASVAALQNSDTVASGSHNSKVQLWKCGQGFRGLQPLFSVPVTGFVNSLKFSSSGQFLVAGVGQEHRLGRWWRLKEAKNGLYVIPLKRKSPQQEEDKTAE, via the exons ATGTCTTCTAATTTCTtcataaagaaaaaagaaaacccaaAGTTTTCCAAAAAAGGAAATAATTCAACAGTGTCAAAACGAAAG AGCGATGGGGTCTCTGGAGGAAATAGTAAAGGACGAGCAAAGAAACCCAACTCCAAATACAACGAGGAGATTTCCAGTGACTCAGAGGCAGAAAG CCCTGCAGTGCACAAGAAAAGGCAGGCCAATGAAGAGCATGAATATGACGAAACGCCACAGGAGAAGAAGCTCAGATTAGCTAAACATTACCTTGATCAGTTAAGGGATGAAG aggaaaagaaagcagAAGAGGAAGCCTTTGAGACGGACCTGGTTGCTGGAAGGCTTCAAGACGAAGTG CTTGAACAGAAAGGAAAGCTCCAGCGACTTATTGCCAAAGAT CTGATGCCACCAGATGCCTCTGAGATCCGGTTGTTAAGAGGGCACAAACTGCCAGTTACCTGTCTGGTCATCACCCCTGATGACAAGTGCATCTTTTCTGCTGCTAAAGACTGCTCCATCATTAAAT GGGATGTTGAGAGTGGTAAGAAACTGCACACAATAGCTGGTGGAAGGAAAGGTACAGAGGATCGCCATGTTGGACATACCGCCCATGTCCTGTGTATGGCCATATCATCAGATGGGAAGTACTTG GCCACTGGAGACATGAACAAACTGATCATGATTTGGGAGGCAGAAACATGTACACACCTATATAAATTCACAGGACATAGAGGCCCTGTGTCG GGTCTTTCCTTCAGGAAGGGAACTCATGATCTGTACAGCGCCTCTCACGATCGCTCAGTCAAGGTGTGGAATGTGGATGAGAACGCCTACGTGGAAACTCT CTTTGGGCATCAGGATGTCATCACAGGACTGGACAGTCTGAGCCGTGAGCGCTGTGTGTCCGCAGGCGGGAGGGACCGCACCGTGAGGGTGTGGAAGATAGCCGAGGAATCTCAGCTGGTGTTCCATGGCCACGA GGGTTCAATCGACTGCATCCAGCTTATAAATGAGGAGCACATGATAACAGGCGCTGACGATGG CTCCGTGTCTCTTTGGAGTGTCAACAAGAAGAAGCCCCTGAGCACGGTGAAGCAGGCTCATGGTTGCCATGGCGATGCGGGGCTGGAGCAACCTCATTGGGTAGCATCAGTAGCAGCACTTCAGAACTCCGATACCGTCGCCTCAG GTTCCCACAACTCGAAGGTGCAGCTGTGGAAGTGTGGCCAGGGATTTCGTGGGCTGCAGCCTCTTTTCAGTGTGCCAGTG acGGGGTTTGTCAACAGTCTGAAGTTTTCAAGCTCTGGCCAGTTCTTGGTGGCAGGAGTTGGACAAGAGCACAG ATTGGGCCGATGGTGGAGACTAAAAGAGGCAAAGAATGGGCTGTATGTTATTCCTCTCAAAAGAAAAAGTCCTCAGCAAGAAGAAGACAAGACTGCTGAATAG
- the LOC139908544 gene encoding uncharacterized protein LOC139908544, with the protein MPPKRRAVAAPTQPPVKMIKIGSDTQDFGCDPVEDKYRFSEAPSYSPFPNQEAEPIDFEEENDASPGIRTDTISLLMKIEQLQAQLKYERRCRILAERELRELKEMNSLMVQMRHTAQELRATLDHVQQGSEAAVAPQNTEDEAISFLTEPEADMRMLHHIPEDDENYLYLSEGLRVPKNLYERVSEITDFKKYTSALLMMLFDRETLATHSLQGRRTNVTGEDCQKPQLPPEILRNIIDHVGNKFGVDSSQIKTAIRTKLNNEDKLLKKRLGLGKAEHKLLVDQISSRDASILSENSLMKNDGCHL; encoded by the exons ATGCCACCCAAGAGACGGGCTGTGGCGGCACCAACACAACCACCAGTCAAAATGATAAAGATTGGCTCAGACACACAGGACTTTGGCTGTGATCCCGTGGAGGATAAGTACAGATTCTCTGAAGCTCCCAGCTACTCTCCTTTTCCCAATCAAGAG GCTGAACCTATTGACtttgaagaagaaaatgatGCCAGTCCAGGGATCAGAACAGACACAATAAGTCTTCTTATGAAAATAGAGCAACTGCAAGCACAACTCAAATATGAACGCAGATGTAGGATTTTGGCCGAGAGAGAATTGAGGGAGCTGAAAG AGATGAACAGCCTCATGGTGCAGATGAGACACACGGCACAGGAACTGCGAGCGACTCTGGACCATGTCCAGCAAGGAAGCGAGGCAGCAGTTGCGCCGCAAAACACAGAAGACGAAGCCATCTCTTTTCTCACTGAGCCTGAGGCGGACATGAGGATGCTGCATCACATCCCAGAG GACGATGAAAACTATCTTTATCTCTCCGAGGGTCTGAGAGTCCCTAAGAATCTTTATGAGCGCGTCTCGGAGATCACAGACTTCAAAAAGTATACCTCGGCCCTGCTGATGATGCTTTTTGACAGAGAAACCCTGGCCACGCACTCTCTGCAAGGCCGAAGGACCAACGTTACTGGAGAAGATTGCCAAAAGCCTCAACTCCCACCTGAAATCTTGAGGAATATTATTG ACCACGTGGGAAACAAGTTCGGTGTTGATAGCAGCCAAATAAAAACGGCAATCCGGACGAAACTGAATAATGAGGACAAATTATTGAAGAAAAGACTGGGATTGGGTAAAGCTGAACACAAACTTCTTGTTGATCAAATCTCTTCCCGAGACGCTTCAATCCTGTCTGAAAATTCTCTGATGAAAAATGATGGGTGTCACTTATAG
- the LOC139908568 gene encoding putative G-protein coupled receptor, whose product MEETGSLPTPEFNDSTTFWPPMPSAPSRQLGTLPNSQTRFKDLSGIFFMVTLNVLALLANTAVLVVVIKAPHLRKFAFVCHLCAVDLLCAILLMPLGIVSSSPYFAGVVFTVLECQVYVFLNVFLIAASIFTITAISVERYYYIVHPMRYEVKMTLKLTAAVMVMVWVASAVLGLSTVFGWPSYGSLSSISAAHCSLHWSHSGHRRAFSVFFCVACFCLPAVVIFAVYCNVYKVARVAARQHGPLPSWTASQMKHRSDSINSQTTIITTRNAPRRIARDRPFGGGKAALTLVVIVGQFLICWLPYFAFHLHLTLDASPKIPADLEEVVTWLAYSSFAMNPFFYGLLNRQIREELCKLRRCYSARPVELAVSSHEGSGHENFLQFLHRTSCTVETRASFATSSPRNTLDQTGQSGFRIPGQIPEEFS is encoded by the coding sequence ATGGAGGAGACTGGTTCACTTCCGACCCCTGAGTTCAATGACAGCACCACCTTTTGGCCACCTATGCCCTCGGCCCCCAGCAGACAGCTGGGCACCCTCCCCAACTCCCAGACACGCTTTAAGGACCTGTCAGGGATTTTTTTCATGGTGACCCTGAATGTTCTGGCACTTCTGGCCAACACTGCTGTTCTGGTGGTTGTCATAAAAGCCCCTCACCTTAGGAAATTTGCCTTTGTGTGCCACCTGTGTGCAGTGGACCTGTTGTGTGCCATATTGCTTATGCCTCTGGGAATTGTGTCCAGCTCCCCTTACTTTGCTGGTGTGGTGTTCACTGTGCTGGAATGCCAAGTCTATGTCTTCCTCAATGTATTCCTCATAGCTGCCTCTATCTTCACCATCACGGCCATCAGCGTGGAGCGCTACTACTACATCGTCCACCCCATGCGTTATGAAGTCAAGATGACACTGAAGCTGACCGCGGCTGTCATGGTGATGGTGTGGGTGGCCTCTGCCGTGCTGGGATTGTCCACTGTGTTTGGGTGGCCGTCGTATGGCAGCCTGAGCTCCATTAGTGCTGCACACTGCTCGCTGCACTGGAGCCACAGCGGCCACAGACGGGCCTTCTCTGTGTTCTTCTGTGTCGCCTGCTTCTGCCTACCTGCGGTTGTTATTTTTGCTGTGTACTGTAACGTCTACAAGGTGGCGCGTGTGGCTGCCCGCCAGCATGGGCCCCTGCCCTCATGGACAGCCAGCCAAATGAAGCATCGCTCAGACTCAATCAACAGCCAGACGACCATCATCACCACCCGCAACGCCCCCCGCAGGATTGCTCGCGATCGGCCTTTTGGAGGCGGTAAAGCGGCGCTCACTCTGGTGGTTATAGTTGGCCagtttctgatctgctggctGCCTTACTTTGCCTTCCACCTCCATCTGACACTAGACGCTTCACCCAAGATTCCCGCTGACCTGGAGGAAGTGGTCACCTGGCTGGCATATTCCTCCTTTGCTATGAATCCATTCTTCTATGGGCTTCTCAACCGGCAGATCAGGGAGGAGCTTTGTAAGTTGAGGCGCTGCTACTCAGCCCGGCCAGTGGAGCTGGCTGTCTCCAGCCACGAGGGCTCCGGACACGAGAACTTCCTGCAGTTCCTCCACAGGACGAGCTGCACAGTGGAGACCCGTGCAAGCTTTGCCACATCCAGCCCTAGGAACACTCTAGATCAAACCGGGCAGAGCGGCTTTAGGATACCAGGGCAGATCCCAGAGGAGTTCAGTTAG